Genomic window (Candidatus Neomarinimicrobiota bacterium):
GTCTTGTTTTTCATTTTCGGAATTGCCGTTCCCCTCGGCTTGGTCAATGCGCCGGAGTATGAGCAGCTGCTGACGATCACTCAAAATCCTATAATACGAGTATTTATTTTTGGGCTGATTTCGGCCATGATGAAATTGGTCGATTCTCCCGTAATATTTCTGTAATCGTAATCTCCGTCTCCGAATAGGAGGACATAAAAAGGTTTCGGTTCGCTCCAATTTTCATAAGCATATTTGATAAAATACCGGAGCGCCATCGGGTCTGTCTGTCCCGCAGAAAACTCATTGATAACGTCATCCACGTCGAAAACCAGTGTTTTTAACCTATCGTCCGGTTCCGTTTCGGACGTTCTATATTGTGCGAGCCGGTCGGCGGATTCCCTGAAATCTTTATGGGTTATGATTATATAATCCGCCTGCAATCCTTCTATTCTTGCCTTTGGTGTATCGAAACCTTCCACTAATTCGACGTCGGAAACAGCCAGGTACTCAGCGGGAGTGGCTGCAAAATATTCGCTTCTCTGTCCGAAATCTGAATTTTCCTTCCAGGTCAGTGATGAAGAGGTAACAGACGAAGGGATAATCCTGTATGTCTTCTCCAAATTGGAGACGTTAAAAACATTGAAATCGTTTGTTGAGAACCCGTTTGCGGTGTAACTGATTATTCCATCGTTTATCGGACTGAAGAAATGCAGGACGTCTGATTCCGCGGTAAGTTCTCTCGTGTACCGGATTTCGAGCCAATCCAGATACCCCTTTGACGGATTGTCAACTCCCTGAAATTCGAGAGTGAAATTATTCAAGCCCGGGTTGAGTATGTTGCCGTCAATTGTAGTCTGAGTGAAAGTGGGCTGGAAAAATCTTACATAATTTGTAATAAGTATTGTGGTTCCGTCCAGCTTGAGCAGGAATCTCCCTCCGAAGTCTCTATCTTCAATGCCGCTGCGGACACGCATCTTGAAATTGGCAGGTTCGCTTTTAACCAGGTTATTGAGGGTCAGGGGGAGCTGGCGGGACTCAAAAGTTCCTGAAAGGCTGACACCGAAGAATCCGGTCCCGCTCCGCAGGAAGTTGATGAGCTCTTCCTCATAGTGAAGGTAAGCCTGGTACCGAGTAACTACGGCATCCGGCGTGCCGTCTGCTGATGGCAGCGCCGCCATTTCTTTTCCGGACGGTTCGCCTACCGGCGCAATGTTAAGCCAGTAAACAGAAACAGTTGAGTATGGATTTTGTATGAATCTGATTTGCGCCTTGGAAGTATCATATTCAAATCCCGAGGGTCCTTTTCCGTAAAAAAGAATTTCATCGCCCGGATCGAAATCCCCGTCTGCGTTGTCGTCTATTCGCCAAACGGGCATTTCCTTGAGATTCGGTTTGACTTCCGCACCGGTTTTCCCGTTCATGATCCTTCCTTCGAAATAAGGCGAAAAGATTTTTATCCTGTTGAACGCGGTACCGGTGATGTTGACACCGAAGGCTTGAAGATCAGAGTCGGTGATCCTATATATCCCATCCTCGCGAAGCGTCATCCTGTACCAATCACCGGGACCCGACTGAGTCCCTTTTTTGAGAGATTTTGAAGCGGAATGTTCTTTTAGCCATTTACGGGATTGTTCAAAATTCAGGATCGCCGTCCGGTAAAGTTCCTCTTCCGCCGGAATTAATTTTGTTCTTCTACCGCCCCGGACAGCTCTCCCAAAATCGATCCGAACGGTTACTTCGTTCAACAAATTCAAGCCGGTGGGCGATTTGGAGAGGTCGTATGGAGCGATGATAACGTTAAATATTCTCTGCTGGCGAAAATATCCGGCATCTTCGATTCTAACCGTTTTAACACTCAATTCGGAATACGGCATTATCCCGGTCTCGTCCAATTCAAAGACCGGAATGCCGTCGATTCTTTTTAATCGGTTGGGACGACGGGAGAGTTCTCCCTTTAAAAATCGTCCCCCCTTTTTCCCTACGTTAGAGATCATAGGAGTCGCATCCTCCGGAACACCAATGGCGAAAACTGCCACAGGCAGAGAAGGCTCGCCGGCGCCTCCGCTGACGTCCGATTCGCCTAAAAACGAGAGATGAATCTTCCCGGAAATATTCCTGCTGACCCTGAAAACAGGCTTAAGTGTCAGTATTATTCCGTCTTCGAGGTATTCGACCGAATAGGGTTTGGCGCCTGATGAATTGGCAGGAGCAGCCTCTTTGGCAGAACGAGGCACAATTTGAAGAAGCAACAGAAGAATTAGCGTGATCACGAGATCTTTCTTTCTCTTACGCTAATTGAAAAATATGAAAAGAATATGCGGTCTATTATCCGTAGTCTGCAAACAACCTGCAACAGAAACATTCCTCCTCCACTATGTATAATGATTCAGTTATATCTCTGTAGCAGTTTTCCGTCTTTCCTCAAGTTGATTAATCAAATATATCTCAAACGTTTTACTAAATCAAGTGCGCATAGTTCCGATAAACCCGCCGGTAAATTTGAACGCATGAGGGAATCTAAATTTTAGCTCCCTTAATATATGTAATTTGGTTTACATTATACTGATCTGTTTATCGGAGATTAGATACGAGTAAATGATTTTAAATGAAAGTTAGGGATGCAATTAATTGGAAAAACTGATAAAAGAAATTCTTGAGATAATCGGAGAAAACCCGGAGAGGGAGGGACTTTTAAAAACTCCAGCGAGAGTATCCGAGTCGTTTAAGTTTCTTACAAAAGGGTATAAGGAAAACGTCGAGGAAGTATTGAACGGAGCGCTGTTCGAGGAAAAATTCGACGAGATGATCATACTCCGCGACATCGATATCTTCAGCCTCTGCGAGCATCACCTACTCCCTTTTTTCGGACGATGCCACGTAGCGTATATTCCCGACGGAAAGATTGTGGGTTTGAGTAAAATACCGAGGATAGTAGAAATATTCGCGCGCAGGCTGCAGGTTCAGGAAAGGCTGACCATGCAGATTGCAACAGCCATTGACGACGCCGTAAATCCGCTCGGAGTTGCTGTGACCATCGAAGCGACTCATCTCTGTACGGTCATGAGAGGGGTCGAAAAACAGAACACGGTAGCTATAACCAACTCGATGCTCGGAAAGTTCAAGACCGATTCAAAGACAAGGTCCGAATACCTCTCAATGCTGAACTCGGATAAATAACCTCTTAATTTATCGCAGCTTTGTTTCATGACTCAAGATTACCTGAAAGAAATTGAGGCTGACGGAGAATTGCGGATTTTATTCAGCGGGGGGATAGAAAGCGCTCTGCTTATAGGGGAAACGACAGAATCTGATCTTGATCCGGTTCCCGTTTATATTTCTACGGGGACTCGTTGGGAGGAAGAAGAATTATCCGCAGCAAAGAATTTCCTTGAAGCATTGCGGGTCGGGTTGTCAAATAGTCTGGTCGTTGTGAGGAGGGAGCAGTCCGCATTAAACGAACATTGGGCTTATGGCGGAGCCGGGTATCCGAAAGCTGGGTCAGATGCGAGTGAACTGAGAATTCCCGGCAGGAACAAGATGCTCCTTACCGAAGGGGCGAATATAGGAAACGGTTCAGCGCCGCTGAGTTTAGTCATCGGAACGACTGCGGATAATCCCTTTGAGGATGGGAAGCCGGACTTTTTTGCTGAGATAGAAAAGGAGCTGTCAAATGAACTGCGCCGTAACGTCCGGGTTTACGCGCCTCTGCTCAATTTGGGAAAGAAAGACGTAATAAAGAGGGGAGCGCGTTTCCCTCTGCAGCTTACTCTTTCTTGCATTGCTCCCGTTCATGGAAAGGCATGCGGGATATGCATAAAATGCGCCGCAAGGGAGAGCGCGTTCAAGGAAGTAGGATATAATATTAAAATAGAAAGCGAGGAGATAGATGGCTCTTAAAATTGGAGACAAAGCGCCGGATTTT
Coding sequences:
- the folE gene encoding GTP cyclohydrolase I FolE, which encodes MEKLIKEILEIIGENPEREGLLKTPARVSESFKFLTKGYKENVEEVLNGALFEEKFDEMIILRDIDIFSLCEHHLLPFFGRCHVAYIPDGKIVGLSKIPRIVEIFARRLQVQERLTMQIATAIDDAVNPLGVAVTIEATHLCTVMRGVEKQNTVAITNSMLGKFKTDSKTRSEYLSMLNSDK
- a CDS encoding 7-cyano-7-deazaguanine synthase translates to MTQDYLKEIEADGELRILFSGGIESALLIGETTESDLDPVPVYISTGTRWEEEELSAAKNFLEALRVGLSNSLVVVRREQSALNEHWAYGGAGYPKAGSDASELRIPGRNKMLLTEGANIGNGSAPLSLVIGTTADNPFEDGKPDFFAEIEKELSNELRRNVRVYAPLLNLGKKDVIKRGARFPLQLTLSCIAPVHGKACGICIKCAARESAFKEVGYNIKIESEEIDGS